The genomic interval GTACGGGCCGTAGGAATAGCGATCGGGCAGGGTCATGATGCCTCACAGGCTGGAACGGTCACCGGCCGTACACCGTCGTGCCCTCGTCGGAGTCCTTGGCGATCTGCCGGGCCAGATACAGCGACTCCAGCGCGAATTCGACGGCGGCGGCGATGCGGGTCGGGGAATCCTCGGCGCCCACCCCGAGCCGGGTGGCGACCTCGTGCAGCACCGGCAGTTCGGGCAGCGCCGCGAGCACCTCCTGGCCGGGCACCCGCTCGCCGGTGGTGACGAGGTTGCCGTCGCCGATCGCCTCGGCCAGCGGTCGCAGGTTCAGTCCGCCCAGCCGCTCGCGCGCGGTCTCGGCGAACGAGCGCCGCAGCAGATGCGTCAGGTGCTCCTGCTCGCGTCCCTCCTCACCGGATTCGAATTCCAGCTTGCCGCGCAGCACGGCGGGCACGGACTCGAGATCGACCGGGCGGGCGACCGCGGGCCGCTCCCCCGTGATCGCGGAGCGGCGCAGCGCGGCGGCCGCCACCGTCTCGGCCGCGGCGACCGCGAACCGCGCGGACACGCCGGAACGCTGGTCGATGGCGGCCGATTCGCGCAGCTGCCGCACGAACCGGGCGAGGACCTCGATCAGCGGATCGCCGACCTCGGCCACCAGGTCCGCCTCCTGCCGGACCAGATCCACCTCGGCCTCGATGCTCAGCGGGTAGTGGGTGCGGATCTCGGCGCCGAACCGGTCCTTCAGCGGGGTGATGATGCGGCCGCGGTTGGTGTAGTCCTCCGGGTTCGCGGTGGCGACCAGCAGTACGTCCAGCGGCAGGCGCAGGGTGTAGCCGCGCACCTGGATGTCGCGCTCCTCCATCACATTCAGCAGCGCGACCTGAATGCGCTCGGCCAGGTCGGGCAGCTCGTTGATGGCGACGATGCCGCGGTGGGCGCGCGGGACCAGGCCGAAGTGAATGGTCTCCGGGTCGCCGAGACTACGGCCCTCGGCCACCTTCACCGGGTCGACGTCGCCGATCAGGTCGCCGACGGAGGTGTCGGGGGTGGCGAGCTTCTCGGCGTAGCGTTCGGAACGATGCCGCCAGGCGACGGGCAGGTCGTCCCCGAGTTCGGCGGCCAGCCGCCGACCGGCCGGGCTGATCGGCTCCAGCGGGTGCTCGCCCAGTTCGGCGCCCGCGATCACCGGCGTCCACTCGTCGAGCAGGCCCGCGAGGGTGCGCAGCAATCGGGTCTTGCCCTGGCCGCGCTCGCCCAGCAGCACCACGTCGTGCCCGGCCAGCAGCGCGCGCTCGAGTTGCGGCAGGACGGTGCGGTCGAAGCCCACGATGCCCGGCCACGGATCGCCGCCGGAACCCAGCAGGGTCAGCAGGTTCTCGCGGATCTCGGTCTTGACGCCGCGCGGCTGGTAACCGGCGGCGCGCAGCTCGCCCGCGGTGCCGGGCAAGTGTTCTGGAACAGTCACGACATCGACGCTACGACGATTTCGCCCTCCGGTCGACGTGGAGTAACTCCAGCGAACCCGCTCACCCGGCCTCGTCCACCAGGTTTCGCGGCGCGGCCAGCCGCCACGAGTCGGTGACGATGGCTTTCAGCTCGTCGCGATCGTCCAGCGCCGCCAGCCGCACCCGCACCCAGGCGTTGTTCGCCTCGTGCGCGGCGATCCAGAATTTGGCGGGCTCGGCGACGACCAGTTCGTCGCGGTCGACGATCGGGCAGCGCACGGCCATCGACGTCTCGTTCTCGGGCAGGGTCAGGAACAGCTTGCCCGCCACCCGGAAAATCGGCATACCCCAGGCGAATTGCTCCGACGTCTCCGGCAACGACAGAGCAAAGGCGCGGACCTCGTCCCCGGTGGCACTCATGCCACGTATCTTTCCAGGCGAGCCCACCGTGGGATTTTCGGGCGAATTGTGAGATTTTTCAAGGCCGCTGAAAACCGGCACGGACGATCTTGCGCCGATGTAGGTTCGAGCCGCAAACGATCGGACGCCACGATCGGCGCGGTCGCCGGGCGAGCCGGAAGGCGGTTGGAGATGCAGCACACTGCCGAGGTCAGCGGATGGGCCGTCGCCGGGGCCATCGGGATGGTCGTCTGGATGGTGGTGATGTGGGCGGGGGTCGCCGTCCTGTTCCTGTGCCTGCGTAAGCCGTTGCGGCCGTGGATGTTCCAGACCGGGCTCGCTGTCGTCGGACTGGGCGTGCTGGCGCAGCTCGGGCACTTCCAGGAGCACGTCGCCCAGGTCGCCTACTGGGTCGGGCATTCCAACGAACCGGGCTGGATGACGCCGTGGGGCACCGCCCTGGCCAACGGGTTCGGCCAGGTGGACCATATGAAACCCGCATTGGGCATGGAGATCCTGCACCTGGTCGGCAACTTCCACTTCCTCGCCGGGCTGGCCGGTGTCGCCCTGATCACCCGGCACGCGGTGGCGAGCCGGGCGCGGCGCTGGGGGCGGATGGGCGTGCTGATGCAGGGCATCCACGGGCTCGAGCACATCGCCCTCACCGTGTCGGTGCTGTTCGGGGCCAAGGCGATCGGTCTGTCCACCTGGTTCGGCCTGCTCGACGCCGGGCCCGGCCTCTGGACCTACCGCGTCTGGTGGCACTTCTTCGCCAACGTCATCGGCACCACGATCTTCGCCATGGCGCTCTACCACCTGTGGCGGGAGCGGGCGGCCATCGCCGCGCCCTACTACGCCGCGACCACCGGCAAGGCCGCGACCACGACCACGGCCGACGAAGCGGTCCCGGCCCTCACCTAGTATTGAAACAGCACTCTTCGCGCCCTCGTCATCCCGGGTGCGGTATCAGCCGGGGAGCTGCTCCAGCCTGAGCAGCCGCGCCAGCACCGCCGCCTGGTCGGCGAAATGGGCCAGGAATTCCGGGGATCGGGGGTCGACGCCGCACACGCCCTCGACCACCTGCGGCAGCGTGGTCGGCGCCATCGCGGCCGCCATCAGCATGACCAGCAGGCACGCTGGGTCCACCTCCTCCGGCAGGTGGCCCGAATCCCGCAGTGCGCGTAGCTCGTCGACGCTCTCGCCCAATATCCGCGCGCGCGGTTCGTGGTCCGGGTCGCTGTCGGGCCCCGTGTACTGCAACCCGCTCCAAGCGAGCAGGCGCGCGCCGTCCGGATTGTGCACCGCCTCCATGGCATAGCGGCGCAACTGTTCGGGCAGCGGCGTGCCCGGTGGCACCAACTCCCGCCGCCGCTCCTGCCACTGCTGCGAAACAGCCTGGTACAAGCCTTCTTTGCCGTCGAAGTAGTAGGAGATCAGCTGCACGTTGACGCCCGCCCGGGCGGCGATGGCACTGATTCGCGCGCCCGCGTACCCGTGCGCGCCGAACTCGGCGGCGGCCGCGTCCAGGATCAGCGCGCGGGTGCGTTCCGGATCGCGCTGCCGCTCCTGCGGCTTGGGGGACCTGCGGGGTTTCGGGACGGACACACCTCGGATCATACCTCCGCCTGCTTTTCTCAATCCTCTACATGAACTAATCAAACAAATACTTGACAGAGTTGTGCGAGCGATTGACGATGAAATGGTGGCGCGGGCGACAGCACCCGCCGGAGGACGAAGGATCCCGAAATGCCTGACGTACCAAGAATTCTCATTGCCGGTGCGGGCGTCGGCGGGCTGGCGCTGGCCCAGGCGCTGCGGCAGGGCGGGCTGGCGGTCGCCGTCCACGAGCAGGACCCCACGCCGCAGACCCGCAATCAGGGCTACCGGCTGCACATCGACGCCGACGGCAACGCCGCACTGCGCGCCTGCCTGCCGCCACAGACGTTCGACCTGGTGCGCCGCACCAGCGGCCGCAACGACGACGTGCTGGGCATGTACACCCACCGCCTGGAGCAGGTGATGGTGCAGCACTTCCCCGGTCTCACCGACGACGAGATCACCAATGTCGACCGCAACGTCTTCCGCCGGGGTCTGCTCACCGATCTCGACGTCCGATTCGGGCACACCCTGACCGGATACGAGATCACCGAATCCGGCCGGGTGCGAGCGCATTTCGCCGACGGCACCGCCGACGAGGGTGACCTGCTGGTGGGCGCCGACGGTGTCGGCTCGGCAGTGCGGCGGCAGTTGCTCCCGCATGCCACGGTGCGGGATCTGGGCATCCGCTGTGTCTACGGCCGGATGGTGCTGACGCCGGAGACCGAGGCGCTGTATCCGGCCGCGATCCGGCGCGGGTTCAACTGGGTCTCCGACGACACCGGATTCGGGGCCGGATTCGCGCCGGTGCGCTACCGTTCCCACGTCGACGGCGCGCCGGACTACACGATGGTCACCCTGCTCGCACGCCCGGAGCGGTTCGGCGTGCCGGACGCGGAACTGTTCACGCTGCCCCCGGAGAAGCTGTGGCAGCTCACGCTCACCGCCACCGCTGGATGGCATCCGGAGCTGCGGGAAATCTTCGCCCACGCCGAACCCGGCACGTTCTTCACGATCGCGTTGCGGGCCGGGCAACGGGTCCCGGCGTGGCCGTCCGGCCCCGTCACCCTGCTCGGCGACGCCATCCACACCATGCCCCCGACCGGTGGCGTCGGCGCGAACACCGCCCTGCGGGACGCGGCGACCCTCGCCGGAGAGTTGCTCGCCGCGGCGCGCGGCGAACAGTCACCGACCGAAGCGGTCGCCGCCTACGAAACCGTCATGCTCCCACGCGGTTTCGACACCATCGATGCCTCGCTCCGGATGGCGGATCAGCTCTTCGGCGCACAGCCGGAGTCGGACCGACCGAAAACGGCGATAACACGCTCGTAATATGGACGCTTGCTCGAATTCCCGCGTCCCGCACCGTATTTCCGCGACACGTCGCGACTCGCCGAGACGTTCGCTACCGGAAACGTGTCGAACATGTATTTTGTTCGAGACGAATTCGGTTGTACCTCTTGTACATTGAGCATCATTCGGGACCTTCGGTCGATGTTGTCGTTCGGGGGCGAGTAGTCCCGGCACATTTCCATCCAGGGCAGGGGAGATATGTGCCGAGGACCGGGCTCGTCCGTGGTGGGAATAGGACACACCAATCAGCAGTGACCGGGAAGGCGAAACGGGAAACCGTTCGGATCCGGCCGAAAGCCCAGCACATGTGCCGGAATTCGTGCCGGAACCTTCCCGAATCGGCAACACCGGACGATCGGAAAGGGGACGAATCTATGGGGGACAGCAGCATCACACGCCGTGAGCTCGGGCGGTTGCTCCGCGAGGCGCGCGAGGCGATCGGGCTGACACTGGACAGCGCCTCCCGGCTTTTGGATTGGGGCACGAGCACGTTGCAGCGATACGAGAAGGGTCAGAATCAGAAGATTCGAGACCGCGACCTGGATGCGATGATCGAGATCTACCGCATCGATCCGGAACAGGGCGAGGCGCTGCGCGGTCTGGCCAAACAGGCAGCGGAGAAGTCGTGGTGGCACGAGTTCGGCGATCTGATTCCGGCGAACTTCAGTGTGTTCATGGGGTTGGAGTCGGCGGCAGAGAACTTGACGACCTATCAACCGGACCTTGTTCCGGGCCTGCTGCAGACGGCGAACTACGCGAGCGCACTGGCTCGGCTCTCGAATCCTGGTGACACGGACGAGGAACATGAGCGTCGCATCGAAATGAAGATGCGGAGACAACACCTGATCACTCGAAGGATCAAGCCGACGCAGCTCACCGTGGTACTCGGTGAGACGGTGCTCCGCCGAGTGATCGGCGGTGGGTCGATCATGGCGGCTCAGCTGAAGCATCTGGCCGATATCGGCACCCGGCCCAATGTCAGCATCCGCGTGCTGCCGTTCGCTTCCGGCATGCCGACGGGCGACTTGATCGGAACGTTCGTCATCCTCGAGTTCCCGGAGGACAGCCGAGGTGCGCCGATCGAGCCGACGATCGTCTACGCCGAGAACTACACCGGCGACATGTACTCGGAGAAAGTTGGCGTCGTGCAACGGTATTGGGCAGCGTACGAACGCATTCGGCAGGTAACGTTGGACGAGGTCGGCAGCAGGGCGCTGTTGCGCAATATGGTAAGGGAGTACCAGCGTGAACGTTGATCTATCCGGAGCCCGGTGGTTCAAGAGCAGCCGCAGCGGTGGGTCGAAGGACTGCGTCGAGGTCGCCTTCCTCGATCAAGGCTTGGTCGGTGTCCGGGATTCCAAGAACCCGTCCGGCCCAGCACTCGTCTTCACCCCGGGCGAGTGGGACGCCTTCGCGGCGAGCGTGCGAGGCGGCACGTTCCCCGCCTCCGGTGAGTAGTTCCGGCGCACCGCCGGGCGAAGAGAGTACCGAACGGCCTCGTACCGAACAGGATTCGGTGCGAGGCCGTTCGACCGGAGCACGGTCCGCGGGGTCAAGCCGGACGTGCCGATCCGTTCAGGTTCAGCGACGCCGAGAACTACACGAGCGTTCGTCTCGGCGAAAGAAGGCGGCGCGCAACGGTATTGGGCAGCACGAACGAATCTGGCATGTAGCGTTGAACGAGATCGGCCGCAGGACACTGTCCCGCAGACCAAGGGAGTACCAGCGTGAACGTTGATCTATCCGGAGCCCGGTGGTTCAAGAGCAGCCGCAGCGGGGCTTCCAAGGACTGCGTCGAGGTCGCCTTCCTTGAACAGGGCTTGGTCGGTGTCCGGGATTCCAAGAACCCGTCCGGCCCGGCATTGGTCTTCACCCCGGGCGACTGGGACGCCTTCGCGGCGAGCGTGCGAGGCGGCACGTTCCCCGCGTCCAGCGAGTAGTCCCGGCACAAGCCCGGCGAAGCGAGTACCGGAACGGCCTCGCACCGAACAAGATTCGGTGCGAGGCCGTTCGACCGGAGCACGGCCTGTGGGGTCAAGCCCGGTGTCCCGACCCACTCAGGTTCAGCGGCGCGGAGGGCGGGAAGCTGACCGGCAATGCCGTCAATGCCCGGTGGAAGGGACCCGGACGCCAGGCGGGCGCGCCCTCCGAGACGTCGAGGGTGATCTCGGGCAGCGCGTCGAGGAGCTGGTCGATGGCGTCCTGGGCGATCAGGCACGCCAGCGATTGCGCGGGGCAGGCGTGCGGGCCGATGCCCCAGGCCAGATGGGAGCGATTGCCCGTCAGGGCACCCGTGCGGATGGCGGGATCGTTGTTGCAGGCGGCCATGCTGATGACGACCGGCTGATGGGCCGGCAGCCAGACGCCATCGATGAGGATCGGCTGCCGGGGATAGGTGATCAGCAGATTCGCCAGCGGCGGGTCGTCGAACAACACCTCGTCCAGGGCGTCGCGGGAGGACAGGCTCCCGCCCAGCACGCTGTCGCCGAACCGATCGTCGGTGAGGATCACCAGCAGGGTATTGGCGATCAGATTCAGTTCGAATTCGATGCCCGTCCCGTAGACCTGGGACACATGATGCGATACCTCCACATCGTCGAGCGCCGACGAATGCTGTTGCAGCACAGAGGTGATGTCGTTACCCGGCTCGGAGCGTTTGAGAGTCACCAGACTCATCAACGCCTCCCCGAGGATCCGGTTGCCTTCCTCGGCGTCGACGCCCTCGAGCAACGCGGCCGTACCGGCGGCGACCTGCTGCCCGATCTCGGGCGGGCAGCCGAGCATGTAATTGACGACCTCGAAAACCAGCGGATACACGTACTGACTGATCAGCTCGGCCCGGCCGTCCTGGCAGAAACCGTTGATCAGCGGAATCGCGATATCCTCCACGATCCCGTGCAGCGCGTACAGATCCACGGTGTCGATGCCCGCCGTGATCGCCTGCCGATACCGCGCGAAATCCGCCCCGGTACTGCGGCTGGCCATCGGACGCCATTCCAGCAGCGGCAGGATCGGGCAGTCGGCGGGCACGGACTGCTGCCAGACGCGCGGGTCGGCGGGAAAATGCTCGGGGTCGTTGAGAATTCGCACCGCGGTGCGGTAACCGATCACCAGCGTGGCCGGTACGCCGGGCGCCAACTCCACCGGAGCCAGCGGGCCGTACTGCGCCCGCATCTCGCGGTAGACATCGTGGGGGTCGGCGGCGAACTCGGGTGAGTACAGGGCCACCCGGGGGCCGTCGGAATCTATCGGTGAATTGTGAATAACGGGACACGTCTGCCCGCGCGTCCCGGAATGCGAGGTACTCAACAATAACTCCAGACTATTCGGATCGAATGTGGAGAGAAGGTGATCGCCCGCCGATCAGACACCGAGAGCGGTCAACGCGTCGTGATCGTCGATCGCCGTGGTGATCCGTTTCAGCAGCGTCAGGCATGTTTCGGTGGATTGCATCTTGGGCTGATAGGCCGCCCGGCCGATCGTGAAAGCCCATGCGGCATAGGCGAACATCGACTGCTGGCGGTAGAGCAGCCAGGCGTCATCGAAGGACGGCGCCGCACCACCGGCCTGCCCCAGCTCGTCGAGGTAGGCCGCCAGCAGGTCGCGGTCCCACGCGCGGCGGTCCTCGGGCTCGCACCCGGAGTTCACGGCGTAGGCGAAATCGTGTGCCCAGCCGCCGCGCATCACCACCTGCCAGTCGACATGGCCCATCCGGCCGTCGCGGGTCACGTAGGTCTGCCCGATGTGCGGGTCGCCGTGCAGCAGGGTCGGGGGAATGTCGTGGGTGGCGATCTCGATCGCGCGCTCCACGCCCGCCCACAACCGCTCGCTCTGCCCGTGCAGGGCCTCGGGCACGACCTCCGCCGCCCGCTGCAAGCCGACCTCGCAGCGCTTCTTCATATCGATCGCGGCGAGATAGGCGTCGAGCATGTAGGCGGGGGTGTTCAGGACCGCGATGGACGGGTCCGCCCAGAACGTGCGGTGTAGTCGGGCCAGATTGCGGACCAGGTCTTCGATCTGGTCGCGGGCGATGGGAGCGGTCGGCTCGCTGAACACCGCGCCGCGCGTCGCCGCGATGTTCTCCATCAGCGCGATCGACCGCCACGACGACGGATCGGAGACACCCCAGTAGCCGATGGGGGCCTCCAGATCGACTCGCGGGCGGAAGTCCCTGAAGAAGCGGGTCTCCCCCTCGATCATCTGACCGCCGCCCAGCAGGATCCGCTGACTGAACGCGGTGGTGGTCTTCGCGAACAGTTCGGTGGGCAGGCCCGCCGCCACGCCCGCGTCGTTGTACTCGACCCGGATCGCTACCCGGGTCGACGTGCCCTGGCTGCCGTCGGCGTTATCGAACGACAGCACCTCCGCTCCCGGCACGTCACGGCACAGCACCGCCGTGAGCCATTCCGGGGTGATCGTCTCGCCCGAGACCGGCACGTCGTCGATGGACCGCGCCTTGGGCCGGGTGATCTTCTCGCCTAGTAGGTGAGCACCGACCACGACGGATCGCCCGAGCAGCCAGAGCTTGTGGTTCATGCGCTTGCCTCTGTTCCGAAGTACGACAACACCGTCCGAGCCACCCGCGGCTGGATCACAGCGGCGCGGGGCCCGGACATGGTAGCCCGTCGT from Nocardia wallacei carries:
- a CDS encoding helix-turn-helix domain-containing protein, coding for MGDSSITRRELGRLLREAREAIGLTLDSASRLLDWGTSTLQRYEKGQNQKIRDRDLDAMIEIYRIDPEQGEALRGLAKQAAEKSWWHEFGDLIPANFSVFMGLESAAENLTTYQPDLVPGLLQTANYASALARLSNPGDTDEEHERRIEMKMRRQHLITRRIKPTQLTVVLGETVLRRVIGGGSIMAAQLKHLADIGTRPNVSIRVLPFASGMPTGDLIGTFVILEFPEDSRGAPIEPTIVYAENYTGDMYSEKVGVVQRYWAAYERIRQVTLDEVGSRALLRNMVREYQRER
- a CDS encoding DUF397 domain-containing protein, whose protein sequence is MNVDLSGARWFKSSRSGGSKDCVEVAFLDQGLVGVRDSKNPSGPALVFTPGEWDAFAASVRGGTFPASGE
- a CDS encoding ATP-binding protein, which encodes MTVPEHLPGTAGELRAAGYQPRGVKTEIRENLLTLLGSGGDPWPGIVGFDRTVLPQLERALLAGHDVVLLGERGQGKTRLLRTLAGLLDEWTPVIAGAELGEHPLEPISPAGRRLAAELGDDLPVAWRHRSERYAEKLATPDTSVGDLIGDVDPVKVAEGRSLGDPETIHFGLVPRAHRGIVAINELPDLAERIQVALLNVMEERDIQVRGYTLRLPLDVLLVATANPEDYTNRGRIITPLKDRFGAEIRTHYPLSIEAEVDLVRQEADLVAEVGDPLIEVLARFVRQLRESAAIDQRSGVSARFAVAAAETVAAAALRRSAITGERPAVARPVDLESVPAVLRGKLEFESGEEGREQEHLTHLLRRSFAETARERLGGLNLRPLAEAIGDGNLVTTGERVPGQEVLAALPELPVLHEVATRLGVGAEDSPTRIAAAVEFALESLYLARQIAKDSDEGTTVYGR
- a CDS encoding TetR/AcrR family transcriptional regulator encodes the protein MSVPKPRRSPKPQERQRDPERTRALILDAAAAEFGAHGYAGARISAIAARAGVNVQLISYYFDGKEGLYQAVSQQWQERRRELVPPGTPLPEQLRRYAMEAVHNPDGARLLAWSGLQYTGPDSDPDHEPRARILGESVDELRALRDSGHLPEEVDPACLLVMLMAAAMAPTTLPQVVEGVCGVDPRSPEFLAHFADQAAVLARLLRLEQLPG
- a CDS encoding MmcQ/YjbR family DNA-binding protein, with the protein product MSATGDEVRAFALSLPETSEQFAWGMPIFRVAGKLFLTLPENETSMAVRCPIVDRDELVVAEPAKFWIAAHEANNAWVRVRLAALDDRDELKAIVTDSWRLAAPRNLVDEAG
- a CDS encoding FAD-dependent oxidoreductase, with the translated sequence MPDVPRILIAGAGVGGLALAQALRQGGLAVAVHEQDPTPQTRNQGYRLHIDADGNAALRACLPPQTFDLVRRTSGRNDDVLGMYTHRLEQVMVQHFPGLTDDEITNVDRNVFRRGLLTDLDVRFGHTLTGYEITESGRVRAHFADGTADEGDLLVGADGVGSAVRRQLLPHATVRDLGIRCVYGRMVLTPETEALYPAAIRRGFNWVSDDTGFGAGFAPVRYRSHVDGAPDYTMVTLLARPERFGVPDAELFTLPPEKLWQLTLTATAGWHPELREIFAHAEPGTFFTIALRAGQRVPAWPSGPVTLLGDAIHTMPPTGGVGANTALRDAATLAGELLAAARGEQSPTEAVAAYETVMLPRGFDTIDASLRMADQLFGAQPESDRPKTAITRS
- a CDS encoding DUF6008 family protein, with protein sequence MQHTAEVSGWAVAGAIGMVVWMVVMWAGVAVLFLCLRKPLRPWMFQTGLAVVGLGVLAQLGHFQEHVAQVAYWVGHSNEPGWMTPWGTALANGFGQVDHMKPALGMEILHLVGNFHFLAGLAGVALITRHAVASRARRWGRMGVLMQGIHGLEHIALTVSVLFGAKAIGLSTWFGLLDAGPGLWTYRVWWHFFANVIGTTIFAMALYHLWRERAAIAAPYYAATTGKAATTTTADEAVPALT
- a CDS encoding aminoglycoside phosphotransferase family protein; protein product: MNHKLWLLGRSVVVGAHLLGEKITRPKARSIDDVPVSGETITPEWLTAVLCRDVPGAEVLSFDNADGSQGTSTRVAIRVEYNDAGVAAGLPTELFAKTTTAFSQRILLGGGQMIEGETRFFRDFRPRVDLEAPIGYWGVSDPSSWRSIALMENIAATRGAVFSEPTAPIARDQIEDLVRNLARLHRTFWADPSIAVLNTPAYMLDAYLAAIDMKKRCEVGLQRAAEVVPEALHGQSERLWAGVERAIEIATHDIPPTLLHGDPHIGQTYVTRDGRMGHVDWQVVMRGGWAHDFAYAVNSGCEPEDRRAWDRDLLAAYLDELGQAGGAAPSFDDAWLLYRQQSMFAYAAWAFTIGRAAYQPKMQSTETCLTLLKRITTAIDDHDALTALGV
- a CDS encoding DUF397 domain-containing protein, encoding MNVDLSGARWFKSSRSGASKDCVEVAFLEQGLVGVRDSKNPSGPALVFTPGDWDAFAASVRGGTFPASSE
- a CDS encoding cytochrome P450, whose protein sequence is MALYSPEFAADPHDVYREMRAQYGPLAPVELAPGVPATLVIGYRTAVRILNDPEHFPADPRVWQQSVPADCPILPLLEWRPMASRSTGADFARYRQAITAGIDTVDLYALHGIVEDIAIPLINGFCQDGRAELISQYVYPLVFEVVNYMLGCPPEIGQQVAAGTAALLEGVDAEEGNRILGEALMSLVTLKRSEPGNDITSVLQQHSSALDDVEVSHHVSQVYGTGIEFELNLIANTLLVILTDDRFGDSVLGGSLSSRDALDEVLFDDPPLANLLITYPRQPILIDGVWLPAHQPVVISMAACNNDPAIRTGALTGNRSHLAWGIGPHACPAQSLACLIAQDAIDQLLDALPEITLDVSEGAPAWRPGPFHRALTALPVSFPPSAPLNLSGSGHRA